The Gossypium arboreum isolate Shixiya-1 chromosome 4, ASM2569848v2, whole genome shotgun sequence DNA segment gtTCAACAATGCAGATAAGTGCTTTCAATACTCAGTTACAAAGCATATATAAGTCGCTTAATACATAAAAGTTTTAGACTTGTTAATATAGGGAAATCAATTACAATTTAATCTCTTATTAAACAACAACTTAAATAGCAAAATACAATATATAACAATAAAAACCAACATAAAATGGATAGTTGGAGATATGTCTTAAATGCTGTCTCGATTCAATCTCCACAATATAAGGGTCCATTTGATTGATCTAATATAATCCAATTCAATATTCAAGATAAGTTACTTCAAATGGGTTATTCTTCATAGTTAGGCTTATACAATTCTACAATatcaaaatcatttaaaattcaaAGATATTGCTTTAAAAATTGTCAACTTCAAATATAACAAGTAAACTGGTCTGTCGTAGTAATAGTCGTAATGGTCACttctattaatattttgatagtgACTTCAAAACATTTACCTCAACAATTGCCATCTTTAAGAATTTTTTAAACAAaactaaacaaataaaaaatcttATCATTAGAACAAATAATTATGGTTGCCCCTCAGCACAATTCCCTTAATCCATCAAACTTAGCTGAGAAAATTAACCATTAATGCTTGTCTGAATTTGCATAATTATCAGCAAAAATACTATAATTATATCTATGTAAGATGATAAGAAAATGTGCAGTAGGGTAAAACCAATCACCAATAAAATCTCCAATATCCATTAGTTACAAAGCTTGTAATACAGAAGAAACAAAAATTCTATAATAACAAagtaaacaaaacaaaataactcCTATAAGAAGGGGTAACAAAAAAATCAACCAGCTGAGCAAATTGTTGGGCAAAGCTACCTCCCAGTCCCTGATTTTCCGGATAACCTTAATCTCCCTTGAAGCTTTGCTATGACTAGATTGTGAGATTCAATGGAAGCAGTGATATGATCAACCATCCTTTTTTTGAACCCTTCAAGGTTACTCGAAAGGCTTGTGACAGTGGGCACTTTAGGAGCCACTGATGCGTACTCACCAGCAGGTTCTTCTTTATCCTCATCAGGTTGATCTGCAATGTTAGTCGATGCATGCTTTTCCTCGAGCCATTTTGGGGGAAATTTGAGCTCGGCAATAGCTCTTCTAGGATGTTTAGTGGCTCGAATTAGTTTTGGATTTTGCTTCATAAATACTTGAAGGTACCTAGCATGAACATTTTTAGCGTGTTTGACCGCCTCTTCATAGACAAATGTGGAAACTCCACCATTTCTACTACCTTTCTGATCAACACAATAGCTTTCTTGCTGACAATCCCTTTGACTGTTTGGCAGTCAGTTCCTTGTGGCAAGGGACGATGCATGAATGTTACCCTTTGTTGGCCATGAGAGTTGAACATTGTTGGTGATGATCGAAGTAATTTATCCAAATGCTCATCCAGTTCAATGTTCTGGTAGTAGCAAATTCATCACCTTCCTAATCAATTCAAGATTAAAGTCATACCATCTTCCTTTGATGTACACCTTGTTTTGACCATCATTGATGCTTCTCAACATATTAGCATAAAGCTAAAGTACCATTTGTCTAACATAGGACTTTACAAAGCTTATAGATCCTATTAAACCATTGTTTTCAAGGAGAGAATCAAGTTCATGCTCAGCAAAATAGATTCCTCAATAGTTTGCTTCTTAAATCCATTTTTTTACCTAATATTTTTGCTGGAACACTTCCTGCCTTCAGAAATAATCCAATTATTTAATAACTCTAAATTAATGCTATTCAATTGTTGTAACGCTTGTTATTCGttctattaaattttttatttattcaaaccTCGTGTGTTGAACTAATAATTAAAGTGTTCATCGTTCTAAATGtaatttaattttaagttttgtaTTTTTTGAGCTTTAATTTATAATCTAttttttttaccaaaaatatAATTTCTAAATTAGTTGTTTGGTTTTAATGCAAAACTTTATGAAGATGAACCAAGAAGCTCATCTTAGTTTGGCCTATTAATGAATGCTACCGATCATACCTGTATAGGTGTTTGAAATTTATGGTGGTATTAATTATGAACTAACTCTACTTTTTAAAACCATTTTTGTTTAGTCATCATTATGTATTTGATAGGTTGGTAGgatgtataaaaaaatattaaaataaagaataGATGGGAAATTATAGTTGTAAGAAGAGAAACCCTAAGATGAAATTATAAGAATAGTAGAGAAAGACGTAGATAATGTTGAAATAAATTCAAGCAGCAGAGACATTGTTTTTGTTTGCAAAGCTTTGTTTGTTATTGTGCATCCACACCTTAAGGACTCTCCTCTTGATGCCAATCTCCTGGCAAAACTGCTGCACCACATTCTCATCCAGCTTTTGAATTCTCCAACCAGCCTTCTCTGCAAAGCTCAACATCTTTTCCTTTTGTGCTTGGCTGAACTTGGTCCTAAACCTTTTCCTCACTTTCCCATCATCTTTCTCATTTGTTTCTGATGGGATCGACCCTCCACCTTTGTACGACACTGTCATCGGTTGCGGTGAGGACCTCAACATGTAACTTTGAAGATGACCCAACATGAGTTCTCCCCCAAACTCAGAGGGGCAGCAACCACTGCATTCTGTCTCTTTTCGATGGAAGTTCCTATGGCAGTTGCAAGCCGAGCAGATAAGCGCCTCGAGGGAGCCTTCTTCTCCATTTGGCATGAACTCCCCGCACCCATCTGTGGCGTTCCCTCCAATGGCTACTGCATGGTTCTTTAGGCATTCCTTGTACCTCACCACCACTTTGTTGCAGTTATCTCCTCCATCGCCGCTTGTTGAGATTGGCT contains these protein-coding regions:
- the LOC108459866 gene encoding zinc-finger homeodomain protein 4-like is translated as MSNNKPISTSGDGGDNCNKVVVRYKECLKNHAVAIGGNATDGCGEFMPNGEEGSLEALICSACNCHRNFHRKETECSGCCPSEFGGELMLGHLQSYMLRSSPQPMTVSYKGGGSIPSETNEKDDGKVRKRFRTKFSQAQKEKMLSFAEKAGWRIQKLDENVVQQFCQEIGIKRRVLKVWMHNNKQSFANKNNVSAA